A DNA window from Camelina sativa cultivar DH55 chromosome 17, Cs, whole genome shotgun sequence contains the following coding sequences:
- the LOC104754986 gene encoding helicase protein MOM1-like isoform X3: MLKKDEKNSTAKRTIYTRSVAASTPASVEQETPGLRRSTRGMPTKQPITPPSATRKSERLAPSVSKKSAGMEKKHTTPSPLRRSDRGKNVVPASQSSKGSDNSSRKVETSLNIQQSKEIKEKNVEESTNEIKKREPTMSARSFRALFRRPNNKSEALVDASNDEELVVVGCSRRVPASNDDAENMVLDASATVETKDGNAIGSPSKNSENQKLLISKTSLVLPLESKKDSTEIELDACAIASNGDDRILSSDGVIPPQSACDDAAAQDGNTDCLPQSSQDGTDSPLISSRDAEKLTLDASTMVETEDGNAIGSSSKNSETQKLLFKDASSLEMDIGLSLKRKRSTAEIELDACAIVANGDDRVMSPEVVIPSSSGCKNDDRPEMCNTCGKRQKVNSDFENLSGCSCITQPVDESDHATQDMEENEPAVSRDYEENRQMQHGKSSDPKLYSSMYPEYWVPVQLSDVQLEQYCRTLFSKSLSLSSLSKIDLGALEETLSSVRKTCDHPYVMDASLKQLLTKNLGVHEILDVEIQASGKLHLLDAMLTHIKTNGLKAVVFYQATQSPEGLLLGNILEDFVAHRFGQKCYEHGIYSSKKNAINNFNKESQCCILLLETRACSQAIKLLRADALILFGSSLNPLHDVKHLEKIKIESCSERTKIFRLYSVCTVEEKALILARQNKGQNKRQHKAVENLNRPLTHALLMWGASYLFDKLDHFHGGETPDSRVSFEQSIMNGVVREFSSVLSSKDGEENGGKLCLLWEAKHDQGAYSSDSTLLGEKHISLSDEDSPNIFWTKLFEGKNPMWKYPSDTPQRNRKRVQYFEGSAEKLDNGGNTKKRKKSLEVFGNLTMAGDVTDVPVDNDEKKASGKDLTGALGSPKVIALPSSCKSTSGTDGTLDENDAFGLYSVGFHISGIPEDMLLGHDWKKIPRESQRKLHADLKSEMAKLCQVLHLSEACTSMVERFLEYVIDNHRIYEEPATILQAFQIALSWIAALLVKEKLSHKESLVRAKSELAFYCSRVEVNYIFTILSCMKSLFLERTQGLQCDCFGTTSSQSMVHTKQVNESLSGATVRQGKNNIKSMRSSEGEECTTEKRCSHYSTLTKDVNETIKDIKKKCKRQLQKLGQEHEEKKVELLNMHADKKKKLETRKNLEAAVIRITRSRTSTQADDLKRLEHDFERKFDEINTEKTECLQSLEQMHEAAKKKLAEDEACWISRIKNWAQAELKICALIKSGNKHFSEICSSSTSQNACDVQTCNDANVEATYADTNCMASKGNQVQEAENTLGTMSGGTNQQVPEMVVLRNDEAMDVLTLSREQPTENVATKSQSSEQASFTVPEILIPAGCQEEFAALNVHLSEYQNCDRITSAAPDEDVSTRVPENTETYSLDKEIHDEVALPKPHPAPVVETRGATESDQDGQDISSPDGKQPEPTANTQGQNIEEAIEPQSIEPETAEATDYAASNQADRVTCPLPSSPAGNQPVPEANIEGQNINTSSAEPHIAGPDAVESGHYAISDQETMVAQDACSLPSTLVGANIQGQNITTVTQLSTDELDAVETGGIPVSDQGARDASPRPLPLPGIHPDAEVNIEGLNNTTVAESHTSGSNACEMEIAEAGPQVERSTLTNLVHEGGVEPSAGVTAPVPSFLSNVMGQSAAQPVPQVPFPVYNDPFLHELEKLGRESENSKKIYEEKKSVLKSELERKMAELRAEFQRRFQEVEAEHNTKTAEIETNKNLVIMNKLLANAFLSKCTEKKTSPSAAPRGRIQQLAQRVSTQRNYTAPALPPAPAAGPLQLQASSYPSPAPAQTPLQTHASLCPSSVSRPSGRPLNSAVCTMPQPRQPLISNTTPTLSASPATNQVANASLRPSSAPHLNSYRPSSSIPGSTATPTSAPPPQALTYTGMLIQQQQQEQQPQQGLSRGLQGNGNVVCLSDDE; encoded by the exons ATGCTgaagaaagatgaaaagaatAGTACGGCGAAGAGAACCATTTACACCAGATCCGTAGCAGCTTCAACTCCTGCCTCGGTTGAACAAGAAACCCCTGGTTTGAGGAGGTCGACGCGGGGAATGCCAACTAAACAGCCAATAACTCCACCTTCTGCTACTAGAAAGTCAGAGAGACTGGCTCCCTCAGTATCGAAAAAGTCTGCTGGAATGGAGAAGAAACACACTACACCGAGTCCTCTGCGAAGGTCTGATAGGGGAAAAAATGTAGTACCTGCCTCACAGAGTTCCAAAGGATCAGATAATTCTAGCCGGAAGGTAGAAACTTCACTGAATATTCAGCAGAGCAAGGAAATAAAGGAAAAGAATGTAGAAGAGTCGACAAATGAGATCAAGAAACGAGAACCTACAATGTCAGCCCGAAGTTTCAGGGCTTTGTTTAGAAGGCCTAATAATAAATCCGAGGCACTAGTTGATGCTTCCAATGACGAGGAACTAGTAGTTGTTGGTTGTTCGCGTCGCGTACCTGCAAGCAATGATGATGCTGAGAATATGGTGCTTGATGCATCCGCCACGGTTGAAACTAAGGATGGAAACGCTATAGGTTCACCGTCAAAGAATTCAGAAAATCAGAAGCTTCTTATCAGTAAAACTAGCTTAGTATTGCCTTTAGAAAGCAAGAAAGACAGTACAGAAATTGAGCTGGATGCATGTGCCATTGCTTCAAATGGAGATGACCGCATTTTGAGTTCTGATGGGGTAATTCCACCTCAATCTGCGTGCGATGATGCTGCTGCTCAAGACGGTAACACAGATTGTCTACCACAATCTTCTCAAGACGGCACTGATTCTCCTTTGATATCAAGTAGGGACGCAGAAAAGTTGACGCTTGATGCATCCACCATGGTCGAAACTGAGGATGGGAACGCCATAGGTTCATCATCAAAGAATTCAGAAACACAAAAGCTTCTTTTTAAAGATGCATCCAGCTTAGAAATGGACATAGGCCTCTCTTTGAAAAGGAAGAGAAGCACTGCAGAAATTGAGCTGGATGCATGTGCCATTGTTGCAAATGGAGATGATCGCGTTATGAGTCCCGAGGTGGTAATTCCATCTTCATCTGGGTGCAAAAATGATGATCGACCAGAAATGTGCAACACATGTGGAAAACGGCAAAA GGTCAACAGTGATTTTGAAAATCTGAGTGGTTGCTCCTGCATTACCCAGCCAGTTGACGAATCTGATCACGCCACACAG GATATGGAGGAAAACGAACCAGCTGTGAGCAGAGACTATGAGGAGAACAGGCAAATGCAACATGGTAAATCAAGTGATCCCAAATTGTATTCATCGATGTACCCAGAGTATTGGGTTCCGGTGCAGCTATCAGATGTACAGCTGGAGCAATACTGTCGGACTCTCTTCTCCAAATCTTTATCTCTTTCTTCGCTGTCGAAGATTGATCTTGGAGCTCTCGAAGAAACTCTCAGTTCTGTAAGGAAA ACCTGTGACCACCCGTATGTTATGGATGCATCTTTGAAACAACTGCTCACCAAGAATCTGGGGGTTCATGAAATCCTGGATGTAGAGATTCAAGCAAGCGGGAAACTTCACCTCCTTGATGCAATGCTTACTCATATAAAAACGAACGGTTTAAAAGCAGTTGTCTTCTACCAG GCAACACAAAGCCCTGAGGGGCTTCTGCTTGGTAATATTCTCGAAGATTTTGTGGCTCATAGATTTGGTCAAAAATGTTATGAGCATGGGATTTATTCCTCAAAGAAGAAcgccataaacaatttcaacaAGGAGAGTCAATGCTGTATTCTGCTGTTGGAAACACGTGCGTGCAGTCAAGCCATTAAACTCTTGCGGGCTGATGCATTAATTCTTTTCGGAAGCAGCTTGAATCCATTGCATGATGTTAAGCACTTAGAGAAGATAAAAATCGAGTCATGTTCTGAAAGAACTAAGATATTCCGGTTGTACTCAGTATGTACAGTTGAAGAAAAGGCCCTGATTCTGGCTAGGCAAAATAAGGGGCAAAATAAGCGGCAACATAAGGCTGTAGAGAACCTAAACCGTCCTCTCACGCATGCACTGCTCATGTGGGGGGCTTCATATTTATTTGATAAGCTGGATCATTTTCACGGCGGTGAAACCCCAGATTCAAGAGTTTCATTTGAACAATCTATTATGAACGGTGTGGTTCGTGAATTTTCGTCCGTACTTTCTTccaaagatggagaagaaaatggAGGCAAGCTGTGTCTACTTTGGGAAGCCAAGCATGATCAGGGAGCTTACAGCAGTGATTCTACTCTACTTGGTGAAAAACATATCAGTTTGTCAGATGAAGATAGTCCTAATATATTTTGGACAAAGCTGTTCGAGGGAAAGAATCCTATGTGGAAGTACCCGTCAGATACTCCCCAAAGAAATCGGAAGAGAGTTCAATATTTTGAGGGCTCTGCAGAGAAACTTGACAATGGCGGAAATACAAAGAAGCGAAAGAAGTCTTTGGAAGTCTTTGGAAACTTGACGATGGCGGGCGATGTCACTGATGTCCCAGTAgataatgatgaaaaaaaagcCTCTGGGAAGGATCTCACGG GGGCTTTGGGGTCGCCAAAAGTCATAGCACTCCCGTCATCGTGTAAATCTACATCTGGTACTGATGGTACATTGGATGAAAATGATGCTTTTGGCTTGTATTCTGTGGGCTTTCATATCTCTGGAATCCCAGAGGATATGTTATTGGGTCatgattggaaaaaaatacCGCGTGAATCACAGAGGAAGCTCCATGCTGATTTAAAGTCAGAAATGGCAAAACTTTGCCAAGTTTTGCATCTTTCA gAAGCATGCACAAGCATGGTTGAAAGATTTCTTGAATATGTTATTGATAACCACCGAATCTATGAAGAGCCAGCCACCATATTGCAGGCATTCCAGATAGCCCTG AGTTGGATTGCAGCTTTGTTGGTAAAGGAAAAGCTTAGTCACAAAGAATCTTTGGTCCGTGCAAAATCTGAATTAGCTTTCTATTGCTCAAGAGTAGaggtaaattatatatttacgaTATTGTCCTGCATGAAGAGTCTGTTCTTGGAGCGCACACAAGGTTTGCAGTGTGATTGCTTTGGTACTACTTCTAGCCAGTCAATGGTTCATACAAAACAAGTGAATGAAAGTCTCTCAGGGGCTACAGTGCGTCAGGGAAAGAACAATATAAAGTCGATGCGTAGCTCAGAGGGTGAAGAATGCACGACTGAGAAGAGATGTAGTCATTATAGCACTTTAACAAAAGATGTTAACGAGACTATTAAAGACATAAAAAAGAAATGCAAAAGGCAACTGCAAAAGCTTGGACAAGAGCACGAGGAAAAAAAGGTGGAGCTGTTAAATATGCATgcagacaagaagaaaaaacttgAAACTAGGAAAAATTTGGAAGCAGCAGTAATTCGTATTACCCGTTCACGGACAAGCACCCAAGCGGATGATCTCAAGCGGCTGGAACATGATTTTGAAAGAAAGTTTGATGAAATCAATACTGAGAAAACTGAATGCCTTCAAAGTCTGGAGCAAATGCACGAGGCTGCAAAGAAGAAGTTGGCTGAGGATGAAGCATGTTGGATTAGTCGGATAAAGAACTGGGCACAAGctgaattaaaaatttgtgCTCTCATTAAAAGTGGCAACAAGCATTTTAGTGAAATATGCTCATCAAGCACTTCACAAAATGCTTGTGATGTACAAACTTGCAATGATGCCAACGTCGAAGCTACTTACGCTGATACGAATTGCATGGCTTCCAAGGGAAATCAAGTACAGGAAGCAGAAAACACATTAGGAACCATGTCGGGTGGCACAAATCAACAAGTTCCTGAAATGGTGGTTTTAAGAAATGATGAGGCGATGGATGTCTTAACCTTGTCTCGTGAGCAGCCTACAGAAAATGTGGCTACAAAGAGCCAGTCCAGTGAGCAGGCTTCTTTCACTGTGCCTGAGATATTGATTCCTGCTGGCTGTCAAGAAGAATTTGCGGCTTTGAACGTGCATCTGTCAGAATACCAGAATTGTGACAGAATAACATCAGCGGCACCAGATGAAGATGTTTCGACAAGGGTGCCAGAG AATACGGAAACTTACTCTCTTGACAAGGAGATTCATGACGAGGTTGCGTTGCCTAAGCCACACCCTGCGCCTGTGGTAGAGACTAGGGGTGCTACTGAATCTGATCAG GATGGTCAAGATATATCTTCACCAGATGGAAAGCAACCTGAACCAACAGCAAACACTCAGGGCCAAAATATTGAAGAAGCAATTGAGCCCCAGTCTATTGAGCCAGAAACTGCAGAGGCTACTGATTATGCTGCATCCAATCAG GCTGATCGAGTTACATGTCCTTTGCCATCTTCACCAGCTGGAAATCAGCCTGTGCCAGAAGCAAACATTGAGGGTCAAAATATCAACACATCATCAGCTGAGCCCCACATAGCTGGTCCAGATGCAGTAGAGAGTGGTCATTATGCAATATCAGATCAG GAAACAATGGTTGCTCAGGATGCGTGTTCTCTGCCATCTACATTGGTTGGAGCAAACATTCAGGGCCAAAATATCACAACAGTGACTCAACTTTCCACAGATGAATTAGATGCAGTAGAAACTGGTGGAATTCCTGTATCAGATCAG GGTGCTCGGGATGCATCTCCTCGGCCATTACCTTTGCCTGGAATTCACCCTGACGCAGAAGTTAACATTGAAGGCCTAAATAACACAACAGTGGCTGAATCTCACACATCTGGGTCAAATGCATGTGAAATGGAAATAGCAGAAGCTGGTCCCCAAGTAGAACGGTCAACCCTTACAA ATCTTGTCCATGAAGGTGGTGTGGAGCCTTCAGCAGGTGTAACAGCTCCTGTTCCATCATTTCTTAGCAATGTTATGGGACAGAGTGCCGCTCAACCTGTTCCTCAAGTACCATTCCCTGTGTACAACGACCCATTTCTGCATGAGTTGGAGAAGCTGGGGAGAGAATCAGAGAACTCAAAGAAGATTTACGAAGAAAAG AAATCAGTCTTAAAATCTGAACTCGAGAGGAAGATGGCTGAATTACGAGCAGAGTTTCAACGAAGATTCCAGGAGGTAGAAGCTGAGCATAACACCAAAACGGCGGAGATagagacaaataaaaatcttgTTATAATGAACAAACTGTTGGCGAATGCGTTCTTGTCCAAATGTACCGAGAAGAAGACATCTCCCTCAGCAGCTCCAAGGG GTAGAATTCAGCAGCTAGCACAGAGAGTGAGCACGCAGAGAAATTACACTGCTCCTGCTCTGCCTCCGGCTCCTGCTGCTGGACCTCTGCAGCTTCAGGCATCGTCATATCCTTCTCCAGCTCCGGCTCAGACTCCTTTGCAGACTCACGCATCTTTGTGTCCTTCTTCAGTCTCTCGTCCATCAGGGCGTCCTCTGAATTCCGCGGTCTGCACAATGCCTCAGCCAAGACAGCCTCTGATATCCAACACAACTCCAACTCTGTCAGCTTCTCCTGCAACTAATCAAGTTGCCAATGCAAGTCTACGCCCCTCTTCTGCACCACACCTCAACTCATATAGGCCATCCTCTTCAATTCCTGGCTCCACAGCTACTCCAACCTCAGCGCCGCCTCCTCAAGCTTTAACATATACAGGTATGTTaattcagcagcagcagcaagaacaacaaccacaacaggGATTGAGCCGTGGATTGCAGGGGAACGGGAATGTGGTTTGTCTTTCGGATGATGAGTGA